The Marinitoga litoralis genomic interval TGAATTTTCTCTTCCAGAACAAAAAATTAATTTAGAAAATTCTTCATTATATATTTTTAAACCAAATGATTGGGATTTTGTTGAAGTACTTCCTAATCCAACTGAAATTACTGAAGAATATTTATTATGGAAAAATACAGGTGAAATCGAATTTCCTAAAGTTATTTTAGAAAGGAAATAAATATGGTATATTTGATTATTTTTATTTGGTTAATTATTCTATCTGTTGTATCTTTAATCAATTTATCTCTTTTAATTTCATTATGGAGAAAATTTAATAATTTTTCCATTACTATAGACTCCTCAATTGAGGATCAATCTAATACATTATTAGCAAGATTTCAAAAAATAACATCATCTAGATTAAGAGCTTTAGACAATAAAATAGAACTTTTAGACCAATTAATAAAAGATGCAGATGAAGTTTATATGAAATCTTTCTCCATGTTAACTGATTTAGAAAAGAAAAATGATGAAATAAAAAGAGTAAATAACAAGAAACAAAATAATAGAACAATTGATAATTCTAATTTTTCAAAATTTGATTCTAATAATTTAGAAATGCCTATTTATAATGAAAATGAATTTAAAAAAAGCAATTATTATAATTCAGAAAAAAAGTTTAATAATGTCAATGAATATCAAGAACTTCAAAATACATTTAAAGAAGATAAAAAAGAAAAATCTCCAGAACAATTATTAAAAGAAAAAATTATTGAACAGTATAAAAAGGGTATGAGTATTAATGAAATTGCTAAAATGTTAGATAAAGGTTCTGGAGAAATTAAACTGATTATTGATTTATACTATAATGAAAACATAGATAATGGCAACTAATTAGTTGCCAATTTTTTTAGGGGGTGTGAAATGCTATACTT includes:
- a CDS encoding DUF6115 domain-containing protein, which produces MVYLIIFIWLIILSVVSLINLSLLISLWRKFNNFSITIDSSIEDQSNTLLARFQKITSSRLRALDNKIELLDQLIKDADEVYMKSFSMLTDLEKKNDEIKRVNNKKQNNRTIDNSNFSKFDSNNLEMPIYNENEFKKSNYYNSEKKFNNVNEYQELQNTFKEDKKEKSPEQLLKEKIIEQYKKGMSINEIAKMLDKGSGEIKLIIDLYYNENIDNGN